From the Procambarus clarkii isolate CNS0578487 chromosome 70, FALCON_Pclarkii_2.0, whole genome shotgun sequence genome, one window contains:
- the LOC123775295 gene encoding sodium/potassium-transporting ATPase subunit alpha, protein MADTKKKMSKPKKGEKDMDNLKQELELDEHKIPIEELCQRLNVNPDRGLSKAEARRRTERDGPNTLTPLQQTPEWIKFCHHLFFGFALLLWMGAILCFIGYSIEASSSEEPNNDNLYLGLALMGVVIVSGIFSYYQEAKSSAIMESFKKMVPQCAIVIREGEKHNLQADAICIGDIVEVKFGDRIPADIRVIESRGFKVDNSSLTGESEPQIRSPDFSSDNPLETKNLAFCSTNAVEGTAKGIVINIGDNTVIGRIAGLASGLDSGDTPIGREIDHFINIITAVAVFLGGLFCGVALLMGYHWLDAVVFLISIIVANVPEGLLPTVTVCLTLTAKRMAAKNCLVNNLEAVETLGSTSTICSDKTGTLTQNRMTVAHMWFDNEIIEAETSEFNTDAPLCKTASQGWMALCRIAALCNRAEFQINQESVPVLKREVNGDASEAALLKCVEHSVGDVMGWRARNKKVCEVPFNSTNKYQVSVHETEDKSDPRYLLVMKGAPERILERCSTIYINDEDRVLDEELKESFNNAYLELGGLGERVLGFCDYMLPADKYPLGYPFDSESINFPVHGLRFVGLMSMIDPPRAAVPDAVAKCRSAGIKIIMVTGDHPITAKAIAKSVGIISEGNETIEDIALRLNLSIDEVDPLTAKAAVVHGSELRNMTAEQLDDILIQYNEIVFARTSPQQKLIIVEGCQRMGAIVAVTGDGVNDSPALKKADIGVAMGIAGSDVSKQAADMILLDDNFASIVTGVEEGRLIFDNLKKSICYTLSSKVPEMAPFLFYIFAAAPLPLGTVTILCIDLGTDMVPAISLAYESAESDIMKRMPRNPFSDKLVNERLISVAYGQLGIIQTFGGFFTYFVIMADNGFLPNKLIGIRRQWDSEAINDVEDTYGQEWTYSDRKVLEHTCHTAFFISIVIVQWAVLIVCKTRRLSLFHQGMKNQALNFGLFFETALAAFLSYTPGMDTGLRMYPLKFYWWLPALPFSLLIVIYDECRKLILRRNPGGWLEYETYY, encoded by the exons ATGGCCGAT ACTAAGAAGAAAATGTCAAAGCCAAAGAAGGGGGAGAAGGATATGGATAATCTGAAGCAGGAGTTGGAACTTGATGAGCACAAGATCCCCATTGAGGAACTCTGCCAGCGACTTAATGTGAACCCTGACAGG GGTCTATCAAAAGCAGAGGCTCGCCGGCGCACAGAACGAGATGGTCCAAATACACTGACTCCACTCCAGCAGACTCCTGAGTGGATTAAATTTTGCCATCACCTCTTTTTTGGTTTTGCACTCCTCCTGTGGATGGGCGCCATCCTCTGCTTCATTGGTTACTCCATTGAGGCTTCGTCATCTGAAGAACCCAACAATGATAAT TTGTATCTAGGATTAGCGCTGATGGGTGTGGTGATTGTGAGCGGCATCTTCTCCTACTACCAGGAGGCCAAGTCTTCGGCCATCATGGAATCTTTTAAGAAAATGGTCCCGCAG TGTGCCATTGTGATTCGTGAAGGTGAGAAGCACAATTTGCAGGCTGATGCAATTTGCATAGGAGACATTGTAGAGGTGAAATTCGGTGACCGAATTCCAGCTGATATCCGTGTTATTGAATCTAGAGGATTTAAG GTAGACAACTCCTCACTAACTGGAGAATCTGAGCCACAAATCCGTTCACCTGATTTCTCATCAGACAACCCGCTGGAGACCAAGAACCTCGCTTTCTGCTCCACCAATGCCGTTGAAG GTACTGCCAAAGGTATTGTGATCAACATCGGGGACAACACAGTTATAGGTCGCATTGCTGGACTGGCGTCTGGTCTGGACTCTGGCGACACCCCCATTGGCAGAGAGATCGACCATTTCATCAACATCATCACTGCTGTAGCAGTATTCCTGGGAGGTCTCTTCTGTGGGGTTGCCTTATTGATGG gttATCACTGGTTAGATGCTGTTGTTTTCCTCATTAGTATAATTGTAGCCAATGTACCTGAGGGTCTGCTTCCCACAGTCACTGTGTGTCTGACACTCACTGCCAAGAGAATGGCGGCGAAGAACTGTCTTGTCAACAACTTGGAAGCTGTTGAAACTCTAGGGTCCACCTCCACCATCTGTTCGGATAAGACTGGAACCCTGACCCAGAACCGCATGACAGTGGCCCACATGTGGTTTGATAATGAAATCATTGAAGCAGAAACGTCAGAATTCAATACTGATGCTCCTCTTTGCAAGACCGCATCTCAAGGCTGGATGGCATTGTGTAGAATAGCTGCACTCTGCAACCGTGCCGAGTTCCAAATTAACCAAGAGTCTGTTCCTGTCTTGAAGCGTGAAGTAAACGGAGATGCTTCTGAAGCTGCTTTGCTTAAGTGTGTTGAACATTCTGTTGGAGATGTAATGGGTTGGCGAGCACGAAACAAAAAAGTATGCGAAGTTCCATTCAATTCCACAAATAAATACCAAGTATCTGTACATGAAACCGAGGATAAAAGTGACCCCCGCTACCTCCTAGTCATGAAGGGGGCCCCTGAGAGGATCCTAGAACGCTGCTCGACTATTTATATTAATGATGAAGATAGGGTTCTGGATGAAGAGCTAAAAGAGTCCTTCAACAATGCCTACTTGGAACTAGGAGGTCTTGGAGAGCGTGTACTTGGTTTCTGTGACTATATGTTGCCTGCTGATAAGTATCCTCTTGGATATCCCTTCGATTCAGAGTCTATAAACTTCCCTGTACATGGCCTTCGTTTTGTAGGATTAATGTCTATGATTGATCCTCCTCGAGCTGCTGTACCTGACGCTGTAGCAAAATGCCGATCAGCTGGAATAAAGATTATCATGGTTACAGGTGATCACCCAATCACTGCCAAGGCAATTGCCAAGTCTGTAGGCATCATATCCGAAGGTAATGAAACTATTGAGGATATTGCCCTGAGACTGAACCTCTCTATTGATGAAGTTGACCCTCTTACAGCCAAGGCCGCTGTTGTCCATGGCTCAGAACTGCGAAACATGACAGCTGAACAATTAGATGATATTCTAATTCAATACAATGAAATTGTGTTCGCCCGTACTTCACCTCAACAGAAACTAATCATTGTTGAAGGTTGTCAGCGCATGGGAGCCATTGTTGCCGTgactggtgatggtgttaatgaCTCTCCTGCTCTCAAGAAGGCTGACATTG GTGTTGCTATGGGTATTGCTGGATCGGACGTGTCCAAACAGGCTGCTGATATGATCTTGTTAGATGACAACTTTGCTTCCATCGTCACTGGTGTTGAGGAGGGCAGACTCATTTTCGACAACCTCAAGAAATCGATCTGCTATACTTTGAGTTCCAAAGTACCCGAAATGGCGCCATTCTTGTTCTATATATTTGCCGCTGCACCTTTACCCTTGGGTACTGTGACCATCCTATGCATTGATCTGGGTACTGATATG GTGCCGGCCATTTCCCTAGCCTATGAATCTGCTGAATCTGATATAATGAAGCGCATGCCACGTAATCCCTTCAGCGACAAGCTGGTGAACGAGAG GCTCATCTCCGTGGCCTATGGTCAGCTGGGCATAATCCAGACCTTCGGAGGGTTCTTCACCTACTTTGTCATCATGGCAGACAATGGCTTCCTTCCAAACAAACTCATTGGTATCCGTCGACAGTGGGACTCTGAGGCTATCAATGATGTGGAAGATACCTACGGTCAGGAATGG ACCTACAGTGACCGCAAGGTTCTAGAGCACACATGCCACACTGCCTTCTTCATCTCCATTGTGATTGTGCAGTGGGCAGTATTGATCGTCTGCAAGACCCGACGTCTTTCCCTCTTTCACCAGGGAATGAA GAACCAGGCGCTTAATTTTGGCCTGTTCTTCGAGACTGCTCTGGCCGCCTTCCTCTCCTACACCCCGGGCATGGACACCGGCCTCAGAATGTACCCACTCAA GTTCTATTGGTGGCTGCCAGCTCTTCCATTCTCGCTACTTATCGTTATTTATGACGAGTGTCGCAAACTCATCTTGCGCAGGAACCCTGGAGGATGGCTGGAATATGAGACTTATTATTAA